DNA from Nymphaea colorata isolate Beijing-Zhang1983 chromosome 4, ASM883128v2, whole genome shotgun sequence:
agagagagagagagagagagagagaactgttGCTTCATCTTGGTTATTCAAACACTTCCTTTGAGTATTCTTACTccaaaaaacaaacattggaCAAGACAAACAAGATAGACAGTacagataaaaataaaacaaactcTGAACATAAGGAACATGATGTTCGTTCCTAAAACTGTCAACAATGGACATGGAACAACATTGATAGGATGGACAAAACAGTAGTGTGATAGACAAGACGTCTTGTCTGTTCTGTCCTATGGTACAACTATCAAATGACCTCTTATTTTCTACTAATGTagttccattttgttgaggtcaCATGGCAACTATACTGTGACCAGTGAGTGACATCTAAAGTTTGGAGCCAATTTCTTGGGCAGGCACCTTGCACAGGATTGTATTCAAAGTATTGGCAAAGAAGTCGCACAGAACTCTTGCAGTTCAAAGTAGGTTCCCACTTTTTACATTTAACCGGATTTCTGCAAAGCTCACTACAAGGAAATGTGCTTTTAGGGACTGGCAAAACGGTTGCTGGAAGCATTAAAACCCCATTGGTACAAGCTTTTAGCGACAGTTACAACTGTTGTTAAAAATAGTTAGAACCGTGGATATGAGTGTCGTGCCTAAATTGGGGAGTCAATCATATAGATTCTATAAAACTCATGTAGAATTGGTGGGTCAATCACTGAGATTGTTCAGTAGAGACTGAGATGATGAAGGTTGAGGACGAGGAGAGAAAAGAAGGTGAGGGTTTCTAGTGCGGTGAGGCAGATGGGAGCAGGGGCCCATGGCCTCAAGAGGGGGAGAAGGAGGCCATAGTTAGCAAACTCTACGTACCTTGCGAGCAGCCTTCGATCGTGGGCAGATGTGGTGGAAAACAGCGAGAAGGTGAGTCTTGTGGGAGTGCCTGAAGCTGGGTTTCATTCTCTGATGAAATCCCAGCAATTTTCAATTAGTCGAAGGCGTATGAGCAGATGAAGAAGCCGTTCACATTTTGCGGCAATGGCAGGCCATTTTGTGGTCTCAAGCACGATCCTATTGCTTCGTTACCAGGTTGGGTGTTTTTGTGTTGCAAAATTCATCTGTATCGAGTGATTCTATTCAGATTCTGCTCCTGGCTACTGGTGATCATGTTCCGTAATGGGATCGGTTCGATCCTAAGTGAATAACTGGCTTTTTGCATTGTTTTTCGGATCTAATGTGTCCCTCATTACATTTTAGGTTGGGTTGCTGCAAACATCTGTGCATTTGCGTGAGTATTAGTATTCAAATGCATAGAACTAAGCTTTCTTGGGTGATTCTGGGAGCGACTGATGCAAGATTTTTGGGTATTGTCATGAATGTTTGTAAGCCTAGAATAAATCCATAACGTGAATGTGCATCTTATTTGCTGTTTGAGTTGAATtacattgttttttttgtgaattttatttATGCCATTTAATCCTCAAAAAGTTGTATAGAACACACACCCCCCCGATCAGTTCCCCTCGAAGTGCTCACCTGCACAGCACAGCACAAGGCCACTGAGAgctttgtaagttgtaacacaggtaaactctctctctctctctctctctctctctctctctctctctcgatttgTCCATCAGCCTCTCTCTCAATCTACTGACCATTTTTGTTTgccgctctctctcttcctctctctagGTGTGTGTGTCTCCCTAGttcatttccatttttctttctcttgatCTATCGAACTTCTCTATATATGTAAATCTTCTATTTCTCTATCTctccttttcatcttcctccttggTTCTCACTTCTCAGCATGCCGGAGACAAATCCCTAATTTAGTCTACATCAACAACTACGACATTGTATAAATTAGGGTTTTGATCTTCGATGTTGTAGGGTGTCTAAGGTCGATTCCTAAATGATGTAATTCAACTAATTCCAATGTTTTTTGGCTCCTTTGACTCTCCTGTTGCGaactttttggttttctaaaattcTTGCCCTACTTTTTCGTTATGTGTttctgtttatatttttttttgtggtgttgGCCCTTGATTTGTTGTCTGAAGTGTGATCATTCATGCTTGCCTTTAGGGGCAAGATTatgtgtttttcttcttgttttttgctACTTGTGGTTCACAAGTACGTGATCACTTATAGTCTTTTTATGTGCACATAAAGTGTCTTGGAATGGAtgtttgattcatttgatgtGGAATTGGCTGGTGTAGTCTGGAACAAGGatcttgcttttttcttttacatgaaGTATTGGAGGATGCTGTGCACAATGGGGAGTTGAATGAAGTGGAAAAATACCTTTTGGGTTCTCATAAGTGGACGAAAATAGGTACTTCATGAAGATTTCTTTGAGAAATGGAAGCATAAGTACCCTGAGGCTATGGATAGGTAAGACTAACTCTCCTTATACCCTCCTCTTTCCGGTGTTGGGGATGCCTATTAAGCGAGtaactcttttattttttttttcctagtatTTTTAGTCAATAAGCTCATAAGTTTACTTACCTGAAACGAAAGTTAAAACTTGtttcagaaagaaaaataaaaaattaagcagAGATTTTGTTTGATTAGATTATCAACGGCCGTAGTGGCTTGTCCTGAATGAAATATGATAGATGATGGTGAAGTGGATCAAACGAGAAGCCTTAGAAAATAGAGAACTGTAAATAAACAGGTAATTCCTTTTACTCTTGTCATGCTTTTGATATCTACGGAATAAAAGGCTCCTAAAAGAAtaaacattttagtaatttgtAAAACTTCCAGATTAGTTTCTTATGCCTGTTATGTCGAGTAAACAATATCAAGGAATCTCTTATTTCCTGGGTCTTTCACTTGTGATCTATGTTGAAAGAGCGTGACTTGCACACCTGGAAGATGAGCTGCTAATAGTGttgcttgtttatttttcttcttctaaacgGAGGTGGTGTttattctcttctcttctttcatttcttcttttcctgctgagacacattttttttttcttttgccatttgagatatttctttattttttccattttgtttgtatgcagattttcttttactaattctttctataatatatatatatatatatatatatatatatatatatatatcgtgagagagagagagagagaaagagagagagagtctctatatatacatatgtctGAATGgttgtttatactttatagttaTTTGTTATTTGACATTATAGTTTACTTGTGTGCTtgcttgtgcatgcatgtgcattTTATTTCCTAATCTACTCCTCTTTTGTAGCCTTTTATTCAGGAGAAGTTTTGCAGGTGAATACCTGGCAAAGGACACTAAATGTAACTGATGTTATGACTATTTCAGTTGGAAATCAGATAGATGGACTGGCATCCTGACAGCAAATATTCCTGCAGCTGCAGCAGCTTCTTCGGGGGGAGTTGAATGAAGTGGAAAAATACCTTTTGGGTTCTCATAAGTGGACGAAAATAGGTACTTCATGAAGATTTCTTTGAGAAATGGAAGCATAAGTACCCTGAGGCTATGGATAGGTAAGACTAACTCTCCTTATACCCTCCTCTTTCCGGTGTTGGGGATGCCTATTAAGCGAGtaactcttttatttttttttttcctagtatTTTTAGTCAATAAGCTCATAAGTTTACTTACCTGAAACGAAAGTTAAAACTTGtttcagaaagaaaaataaaaaattaagcagAGATTTTGTTTGATTAGATTATCAACGGCCGTAGTGGCTTGTCCTGAATGAAATATGATAGATGATGGTGAAGTGGATCAAACGAGAAGCCTTAGAAAATAGAGAACTGTAAATAAACAGGTAATTCCTTTTACTCTTGTCATGCTTTTGATATCTACGGAATAAAAGGCTCCTAAAAGAAtaaacattttagtaatttgtAAAACTTCCAGATTAGTTTCTTATGCCTGTTATGTCGAGTAAACAATATCAAGGAATCTCTTATTTCCTGGGTCTTTCACTTGTGATCTATGTTGAAAGAGCGTGACTTGCACACCTGGAAGATGAGCTGCTAATAGTGttgcttgtttatttttcttcttctaaacgGAGGTGGTGTttattctcttctcttctttcatttcttcttttcctgctgagacacattttttttttcttttgccatttgagatatttctttattttttccattttgtttgtatgcagattttcttttactaattctttctataatatatatatatatatatatatatatatatatcgtgagagagagagagagagaaagagagagagagtctctatatatacatatgtctGAATGgttgtttatactttatagttaTTTGTTATTTGACATTATAGTTTACTTGTGTGCTtgcttgtgcatgcatgtgcattTTATTTCCTAATCTACTCCTCTTTTGTAGCCTTTTATTCAGGAGAAGTTTTGCAGGTGAATACCTGGCAAAGGACACTAAATGTAACTGATGTTATGACTATTTCAGTTGGAAATCAGATAGATGGACTGGCATCCTGACAGCAAATATTCCTGCAGCTGCAGCAGCTTCTGGGGCTAACTTGAATGTGACAGAGGCAGTCAACCCTGAGGTGCTTTCTGCAGGAATAACTAGTGAAAATGTTAAGTGTAACTACACTAGGGAAATAAGTGGTATGAGGAATTTCTGTGGCAGCATTGGTGGGTTTGGACAAAATATGGCACCATCAAATTGTTTCAGTCTGGATCTAGCTTTCCAAGGCTTGAAATCTAGCTTTCCTAATGAGCAAGTGCAGCCCAAGAATGATTCATTCAATAAGATCCTTCTGACAAAGTATGTGGGTCTCCTTCAACAATTTGTTAGCAATGCTGAGAAAGGTGGAGCATTGAACAAAGCATCATTCACTGGAAGCTTGTTACAGAGCTGCTGCTTTGCTTCTCTCAAGACTTGTGGGTCCTTTGTTCTTACTAGCTAGACATCTTCATGACTATTCTGCTTTCCTTTGTTATATGCTTGTGGATTTTCTTGTTCATGATTATAATTTTATCCAGGAGACAGACATGAACTTAACTCAGAAGGATTTTTTCAGCTATTGAGCCTTCTGTGTTGGTCTTATATTTTAACAACAGATGCAATGGAGACAGGAGTCTTTATCTGGACATGGCTGGTTTCAGCTGCACCTCAGTTGGGATCTCTCCTTCTTGGTGAGATTGTGGATGCATGGTTGTGGACAATAGACACAGAAAAGGGGTTATTTGCATTTGGTATGAACAATGCTGGACCAGCTGCTAAATTGAGGCCTCAGCTTGCATTAGGGGAGCCTGAACCTCATCCTGATTGAGATCCTGTTGAAGGAATCACTGCTCATAGATTTTGGCTTGGTCTTCTTTTTTTGACAGATTCGAAGTTAGCTATGTCTCTGGTAATTGAAAATACATTTTAGAGCCGCTACTGCAACTATTTTTCCATCTTGAAATTGATACTAAAAGGCTTCAAAGCATTCTATGATTGCTGGTGGGCCACTTTGAACCAGGATAAGTTAAAGTGCTGCTGTTGATTCCAGCTCACCAACTTGAATTTTTGAAACTGATCTTTCATGGATCACTTTACATTTAAAAGTTCTGTATCTAAGGGAGATTCTCCGTAAACTCTATGCTAGTGGATGGCCTTATAGGAACCTATCTTGGTGGACAAATTTTGGTCTCCCCTTGTCTTCTATATGTTCACATACACACCCCTTAAAAGGAACGTTATAATTTCCCATGCAAAAAAAAGTATTTAAGTAGGTAAAGTAATAACAATATAAGTAAactaacaaaataaataaatagatataaATACACATTATAACGAATCTTAAACATAAACAGTTTCCATATTTTTACCTTTTGTATCTGCATATGCATCCATAGCCATGCTGGGGAATGACAAACATAATTCCCTTATTCAGATTTTATTCAAACATATTGTTGGTGAAGAACATAGTTAAATAACCATTTAAGAGCATGGTTTTATTAAGAATTTAtgttcaaataacaaattctttttcctttcttatagTGAAGACTTTGgcggagagaaagagaaagcagcTGTTTTAAAATTGGGCATTGAATTGGTCTAGCCTATTGAATCATtcttatttttgtcaaaagctagaaaaagacacacacacacacatatatatatgtgtttcttTTGTGTGTATATGCTTCTGCTTGCATTTGTGCATGTCACAACTGTATACCTGCAGCATGCTATTGCCACGTTTGCAAAATCTCTGGCCTCTAAAATGCCTGAAGATTTGAAGGTTTTGCCTTTTGATCTAAATAGTTTTTCACATCGTTAGGGTTTGATTAGtttgcatttaaaattttcccTTTCTCTATTCacgtttgaatttgaatttactCATCATGTTTGAATTTGAGCTTTCTCTACTATTTTTTGATCTGATCTTTTGAGTTTGATAGTTATGCAGATGGTAGCAGGTAATGTAACAGTGCAAAAATTTAGCCCtatattgaagattttgagAGATATTCAAGATcttataaagggggttgttAAGTTGTTGATGGTCCTGATTTCTACCCTGTTTTGGTCTGAAACTGCTAGGGAGTGAGTTGGGATCCGTTAGACCAGGGGCCcaagcccgggagtgggtcagGTCGTTACAAATAAAGAATGCTATGAATTTGGTTGATGGTTGGTATGTTTCTCCCTAGATTTTGGCACAAGTTGTTCAATGTAAATGATACTTGTTTATACAAGTAAAAAATGACCTTAAATTGTTGCTTTTCTTCAGCTTTTGGAACATATTCCATAATTTTGCTTGTTTTACTTGCAAAATTGATGTTGATTCCTTGCCTAGTTACATTGGTGTAAACTCAGGGAATGAATATGTGCTCTTTAACTATTGTAGTTCTGAATATCATCTCATTGTATTTTAATGGTGTTGCTTGTTGCTGGCCTTATccagttattaaaaaaaaaaaaaagactaactTTGGCATGTTTAGAGCTGTATTGATAGCATTGAGATATAACTTTAGTTATGTATTTTCATGATcttttgtgttattagtttaaaatttttatgggTAGAGCTGGACGGAATCAATGGCTATGCAAGTATGGTGTGCTTATTTAAGTTGTTTATCTGccttcttttgtaatttttggtTCTCTTCTTTGTCTAAAGATGTTTTTATCTTGAttgtagtttattttttttaaagattattcattttctttgcctaatttatattaatttttaataggTGAAATGGTTCACGATGGAAAATGTTCAATGGAAAAAGTTCTGAAATATGACTCGTCACTTCATGTTCTGTTTGTGGCAGCTGGTCAATGACTCTCTCCATGATTCTACCCTTTGCCTTGTTTCCATACTGTTCAAGTTTCTTCAGATAAATCCGTTCAAGAAGGTGGAATGGTGCCTAATCGTCTACTAAAACATGCCCATCATGGATATTTTTGGTGGCTTCTAGTGCACAGTGGCGATGGTGATGAATATAGTAAATGAAGTTTTTCAGCAGATGAACATACAAAGGTGCAGAAAACACTGAATCAATAGGACAGGTCTTTCATcaatcaattaaaattttattttggaagCTGGATACTGGATATTTGTCTataaattttttgggttttgtaAGCTTCTGAACATTCTATTGTTGTCCTTTTTAATGAAATTTCAATTGTGAAAACTTCTTAATTTTATTTAGAattgaatgtatatatatatatatatatatgactattGGCCACTGCTTAAAGCTTTGCTCATAAGAATTTGAGGTGTgcccaaaatttttttgcaatgGCTCTTGTCttgcctaatttttttttgggcacAAGACCTATGGCGGGGGCAGCCTATAGCAATCACTAAGGTATGAGCTGCTGTCAAAAACATTTTTGGCAATGACAACTTGTGTATTGGCCATGGCAGAAGCCCTAGCCAATatatttgttgtagtgagtTTTGTACCCATTTCCAAAATTAAACTATATGTTGGGGAAGGAGAATTTAGGAAACAAGAAATTTGGTATGAGTCTAAGATTCTTTACTGTCAAAGGTGTGGGGCGTTCACCCACGGGCGAATCTCTTGCAAAGTGAAGCCACCTGACCTACCATAGATAAAGGGAATAAAGATCCTTGGAGGAATGTGTGGATGGTGGAAAAGATGATTGGTCCCTTCAAGCAGAAGAGAGAGTTGTggaggggaaggaaggaggaaggtCACACTAAAGCCAGAGACCGAAGTGCACTAGATGCACAACATGTTCAGAAGATGGTGGGTTGTAGTGTGGATGCTGGAAGGCAAGGTAGAACAAGACAAGACaaacattcaaatgatctcAATAAGGAAGGAAGGGGGAGTCTGAAGGAGAAGGGTGA
Protein-coding regions in this window:
- the LOC116253131 gene encoding phosphatidylinositol 4-kinase alpha 1-like isoform X5; amino-acid sequence: MDSWKSDRWTGILTANIPAAAAASGANLNVTEAVNPEVLSAGITSENVKCNYTREISGMRNFCGSIGGFGQNMAPSNCFSLDLAFQGLKSSFPNEQVQPKNDSFNKILLTKYVGLLQQFVSNAEKGGALNKASFTGSLLQSCCFASLKTFMQMVAGNVTVQKFSPILKILRDIQDLIKGVVKLLMVLISTLFWSETARE
- the LOC116253131 gene encoding phosphatidylinositol 4-kinase alpha 1-like isoform X4 produces the protein MKISLRNGSISTLRLWIAAAASGANLNVTEAVNPEVLSAGITSENVKCNYTREISGMRNFCGSIGGFGQNMAPSNCFSLDLAFQGLKSSFPNEQVQPKNDSFNKILLTKYVGLLQQFVSNAEKGGALNKASFTGSLLQSCCFASLKTYAMETGVFIWTWLVSAAPQLGSLLLGEIVDAWLWTIDTEKGLFAFGMNNAGPAAKLRPQLALGEPEPHPD
- the LOC116253131 gene encoding phosphatidylinositol 4-kinase alpha 1-like isoform X2, which gives rise to MDSWKSDRWTGILTANIPAAAAASGANLNVTEAVNPEVLSAGITSENVKCNYTREISGMRNFCGSIGGFGQNMAPSNCFSLDLAFQGLKSSFPNEQVQPKNDSFNKILLTKYVGLLQQFVSNAEKGGALNKASFTGSLLQSCCFASLKTYAMETGVFIWTWLVSAAPQLGSLLLGEIVDAWLWTIDTEKGLFAFGMNNAGPAAKLRPQLALGEPEPHPD